A stretch of Cheilinus undulatus linkage group 20, ASM1832078v1, whole genome shotgun sequence DNA encodes these proteins:
- the nog2 gene encoding noggin-2 produces MGLSHTLLFYLLLCVHLGVSLHFLRFRPSPSDHLPVPDLKEDPDPEYDPREQDLAERTLRKKLGSNFDPNFMSISSPMQVNLSASDNQVKLQGPMPNEIKKLDLTETPYGKRVKVGKKARRKFLQWLWTYTHCPVVYTWKDLGVRFWPRYIKEGNCFSERSCSFPEGMSCKPVKSINKIFLRWYCQGFQKQKYCTWIQVQYPIISECKCSC; encoded by the coding sequence ATGGGCCTCTCACACACGCTTCTCTTCTACCTGCTGCTCTGCGTCCACCTTGGAGTTTCCCTGCATTTCCTTCGCTTCCGTCCATCGCCTAGTGATCACCTCCCCGTGCCCGACCTCAAGGAGGACCCCGACCCGGAGTACGACCCCCGGGAGCAGGACTTGGCCGAGAGGACTCTGAGGAAAAAACTCGGCAGCAACTTTGACCCAAACTTCATGTCCATCAGCTCACCCATGCAGGTGAACCTCTCCGCCTCAGACAACCAGGTGAAGCTGCAGGGGCCCATGCCCAACGAGATTAAAAAGCTGGACCTGACAGAGACCCCCTATGGGAAGCGGGTCAAAGTGGGCAAGAAGGCCCGCAGGAAATTTCTGCAGTGGCTGTGGACGTACACGCACTGCCCTGTGGTGTACACCTGGAAGGATTTGGGCGTGAGGTTCTGGCCGCGTTACATCAAGGAGGGGAACTGTTTCTCTGAGCGCTCGTGCTCCTTCCCCGAGGGGATGTCTTGCAAACCAGTCAAGTCAATCAACAAGATTTTCCTGCGGTGGTATTGTCAAGGctttcaaaaacagaaatactgCACGTGGATACAGGTGCAATACCCAATCATCTCAGAGTGCAAGTGCTCGTGCTGA